One part of the Mariniblastus fucicola genome encodes these proteins:
- the pilM gene encoding type IV pilus assembly protein PilM, whose translation MAKANAVWGIDIGQSSLKALRCVKGPDDTIVAEGYDFIEYPKILSAADADPVEIVRDSLEQFLSRNEVVGDKVAISVPGQAGLSRFFKPPPVDARKLPNLVEFEVSQQIPFPIEDVIWDWQQLGGSKDEEGRVADAEIGLFAMKRDAVFRALQPFDDAGVEVDIVQLSPLSIFNVVCRDQIDEIPSPEDFDPEDPPESIVVLSMGTDTTDLIVTNGIKLWLRNIPIGGNHFTKQLSREMKLTQAKAEHLKRNAKMAENPKAVFQAMRPVFNDLVNEVQRSLTFFQSMDKSANISEVVLLGSAAKLPGLTQFLGKQLELKVSRANEFKHLTGNDVTSQSTFANNSLSFAPCYGLCLQGLGNSVMKTNLLPQEIVLERVVRAKKPWVLAAVSLLLLGCCLGLFYKTLAANQVSPSFEDPNGTSWQTALRDAEKESKLSKKYVAADTEQKELLEKFNVIAKELSSSVEGRASWIEIYSALYQALPRDEKIEELVKSEPADALAVDPKEYEFAGREEIYIDHIETVFQKDLGKWYDRIAKIFEKQGARTTDSFGAAAPPVEDEFGSDAPASPSFGEEAEPTGLTGKAGWVIEIQAHHFHNEDAMNSEIDYVRNTILKNLLTGTVKLPDGEFTYGDLGISFPTITRVSPSSTEHFIFLQEGGKSGPGMGGMGGPGGIGGGGIGGGGRGGRGGAGGMGAGGMGAGGMGAGGMGAGGMGAGGMGAGGMGMGGGGPGSTVDPSDGESIFKANIYSFVIQMAWEPRSVAERNEAKKLRLEAVAAAAAAEAEAEEVEAQ comes from the coding sequence CGGAGACAAGGTCGCGATCAGCGTGCCTGGTCAGGCCGGACTGTCGCGTTTCTTCAAGCCACCACCGGTCGACGCCCGGAAACTCCCGAATTTGGTTGAGTTTGAAGTCTCCCAGCAGATCCCGTTTCCAATCGAGGACGTCATCTGGGATTGGCAGCAGCTTGGCGGAAGCAAAGACGAAGAAGGACGCGTGGCTGATGCAGAAATCGGTTTGTTCGCGATGAAGCGTGATGCGGTGTTCCGGGCTTTGCAGCCATTCGACGACGCCGGTGTCGAAGTCGACATCGTGCAGCTGTCACCGCTTTCGATTTTCAATGTCGTCTGCCGTGACCAGATTGACGAGATTCCGTCTCCGGAAGATTTTGATCCGGAAGATCCACCCGAGTCGATTGTCGTTCTTTCGATGGGCACCGACACGACGGACTTGATCGTGACCAACGGTATCAAGCTCTGGTTGCGAAACATTCCGATCGGCGGAAACCACTTTACCAAACAGCTTTCCCGCGAGATGAAACTGACTCAGGCCAAGGCCGAGCATCTCAAGCGAAACGCGAAAATGGCGGAGAATCCAAAAGCCGTTTTCCAGGCGATGCGTCCAGTTTTCAACGATTTGGTCAACGAAGTTCAGCGCTCGCTGACTTTCTTCCAGAGCATGGACAAATCGGCCAACATTTCCGAAGTCGTTTTGCTTGGTAGTGCTGCAAAACTTCCTGGACTGACTCAGTTCCTTGGCAAGCAACTGGAGCTTAAAGTTTCTCGTGCCAACGAGTTCAAACATCTTACCGGCAACGATGTGACGTCTCAGTCAACGTTCGCCAACAACTCGCTTTCGTTTGCCCCTTGCTACGGCCTGTGCCTGCAAGGACTCGGCAACAGCGTGATGAAGACGAATCTGCTGCCTCAGGAAATTGTGCTTGAGCGAGTCGTCCGGGCGAAGAAACCTTGGGTTCTGGCCGCAGTGAGCTTGTTGTTGCTGGGCTGCTGCCTTGGGTTGTTCTACAAGACGCTGGCCGCGAATCAGGTGAGCCCGTCGTTCGAGGATCCGAATGGAACCAGCTGGCAAACAGCACTTCGAGACGCGGAAAAGGAATCGAAGCTCAGTAAAAAATACGTGGCTGCGGACACCGAACAGAAAGAGCTGCTGGAAAAGTTCAATGTCATCGCTAAAGAGTTGAGCTCTTCGGTAGAAGGCCGCGCGTCGTGGATCGAAATCTACAGTGCTCTCTATCAGGCGCTGCCTCGCGACGAAAAGATTGAGGAGTTAGTCAAGAGCGAGCCGGCTGATGCACTTGCTGTTGACCCGAAAGAATATGAATTCGCCGGTCGTGAAGAAATCTATATCGATCACATTGAGACCGTGTTCCAAAAGGATCTTGGCAAATGGTACGACCGGATCGCCAAGATTTTCGAGAAACAGGGAGCCCGAACGACGGACTCTTTCGGTGCCGCGGCCCCGCCTGTTGAAGACGAGTTCGGATCAGACGCTCCGGCAAGTCCAAGTTTCGGCGAAGAAGCTGAACCGACTGGACTGACTGGCAAGGCCGGTTGGGTCATCGAGATTCAGGCTCATCATTTTCACAATGAAGACGCCATGAATTCCGAGATCGACTATGTCCGGAATACGATTCTGAAAAATCTCCTCACGGGAACCGTCAAACTTCCCGATGGCGAATTTACTTACGGTGACCTCGGGATTTCTTTCCCAACGATCACACGTGTTTCCCCTAGCAGCACCGAGCATTTCATCTTCCTTCAAGAGGGCGGTAAAAGCGGTCCAGGAATGGGCGGCATGGGCGGACCCGGTGGAATCGGCGGTGGTGGAATTGGCGGCGGAGGCCGTGGCGGTCGCGGTGGCGCCGGTGGAATGGGTGCTGGCGGCATGGGTGCTGGTGGTATGGGCGCCGGTGGCATGGGTGCTGGCGGTATGGGCGCCGGTGGCATGGGCGCTGGCGGTATGGGAATGGGCGGCGGTGGTCCGGGCTCGACAGTCGATCCTTCTGACGGCGAGTCAATTTTCAAAGCCAACATTTACTCCTTCGTCATCCAAATGGCCTGGGAACCTCGTTCTGTCGCAGAACGCAATGAAGCCAAGAAACTTCGCCTGGAAGCAGTTGCCGCGGCAGCTGCTGCCGAGGCCGAGGCAGAAGAAGTCGAAGCGCAGTAA